The sequence GTTCATGAGTTCATAGctaaattatatttaataatttatacttACCTTCTTATACAATTAtagttcattatacgcagatatcaTGCAGGAAAGGGAGCGAGGTGCCTATAATGAGTCAGCCACCTGTCTTGATGATTCAGACACCTGTGTCGACACATGTCTTAATGATTCAGACACCTGTGTCGACACCTGTCTTGATGAATCTGACACCTGTGTCGACGCCTGTATTAATGACCCAAACACCTGTGTCGACGCCTGTATTAATGACCCAAACACCTGTGTCGACACCTGTATTAATGACCCAAACACCTGTGTCGACGCCTGTATTAATGACCCAAACACCTGTGTCGACGCCTGTATTAATGACCCAGACACCTGTGTCGACGCCTGTATTAATGACCCAAACACCTGTGTCGACGCCTGTATTAATGACCCAAACACCTGTGTCGACGCCTGTATTAATGACCCAAACACCTGTGTCGACGCCTGTATTAATGACCCAAACACCTGTGTCGACGCCTGTATTAATGACCCAAACACCTGTGTCGACACCTGTATTAATGACCCAAACAC is a genomic window of Procambarus clarkii isolate CNS0578487 chromosome 8, FALCON_Pclarkii_2.0, whole genome shotgun sequence containing:
- the LOC138361242 gene encoding keratin-associated protein 10-5-like, which translates into the protein MQERERGAYNESATCLDDSDTCVDTCLNDSDTCVDTCLDESDTCVDACINDPNTCVDACINDPNTCVDTCINDPNTCVDACINDPNTCVDACINDPDTCVDACINDPNTCVDACINDPNTCVDACINDPNTCVDACINDPNTCVDACINDPNTCVDTCINDPNTCVDACINDPNTCVDACINDPDTCVDACINDPDTCVDACINDPDTCVDACINDPDTCVDACINDPDTCVDACINDPDTCVDACINDPNTSIDNRCQLPYRPLCRHVAAAPKLIHQLTKKIIIKKSRSALLCVSN